The genomic stretch CAGAATACCAGAAAACTGAATATGCAGAAAAGTATGGCCGCCGCTACCAGGAGACAGGCAATCCGATACAGGAACTTGAAGAATCCCTGGAAGCATACGATGCTTACCGCGACCCACACGGGGGATACTCCCCGTGAATACATATAACTGAACACGATGAAGGCGGTGAGGCCTAACGCGATGATCCGTACCCATCTGTTCGCTTTTATCCTTTCGATACATTCTCTTGTTTTCATGACGTTCTATTATTTACAGGTGAAACAGTCGTTTCCAATTTCAAGGGCCGGGAGGCGGACCGCCTCCACAGGCAAGGTTTTCGGGGGAAAATACCGGAGCGGCGCGAGGATGATTTTCCCCGAAACCCGAAGGGCCCGACCTTGCAGGTGGAAAACGGCGGTACGCTACCTTTGCCCGGGAATTGGAATGACGGCATTATCTCTTCTTTCCGTTCCCGGCTTTCGGGAACGAGAATACCGGGTTGTACTCCGTATCGAAGGTGATGGCGGCATCGAACGGCACGCCTTTCTTTCCCTTGAATCCCTTGATGAGTCGGGTGCTTCCGGACGAGAAGAGCTGTTCCAGATGGCTGTCAGTCAGTTCCTTGTTCAGGATACGGCGGAACACCAGCAGTCCGCACCCGTCCCGGTCACACTTGGCCACTTTGGAACGGAGGATGATTTTCCCCGTCTTGCACTTGGGGCAGGTGAACACCTTCTCCTGCATTGCCGGAAAATCCAAGCGCAGTATCTCGTCTGTCACCTTGCAGGTATAATCGCGGATGGACTGCATGAATGCCTCCGCATCAAGTGTATGTCCCTCTATCTGCAACAGGGCCTTCTCCCAGCTTCCCGTCAATTCCACATCGGCCACGCTCATCCCCTTCACCGCCTCGTAGATATACATCCCTTTCTCGGTCGGGACGATGCTCTTGCCGGAACGGGAGATATAGTCCCGCTTGATCAGGGTGGTGATGATGGCGGCACGGGTGGCAGGCGTACCTATGCCCAAGTCCTTGATGGCTTCCTTTGCCAGTTCGTCCATGATGTTTTTCCCGCAGGTCTCCATAGCCCCCAGCAGGGTGGCTTCCGTGTACAGCGGTTTGGGCAGGGTCTTTTTCTGCGCCACCCCGTGTCCCATGACCGGCACGGCCTCGCCTTCGGTAAACTCCGCCGTTCCACTGTCCCGGTCCGGTTCGTCCTTGTCCCGGTCCTCTTTTCTGGCAAAGACACCGCGCCAACCCGGTTTGACGATGGCGGAGGAACGGGAGCGGAACCCCATGCCCTCGCAGGTACATTCCATGACCAGCAGTTCTTTCTCGCAGGGCGGGGAGAATGATTCCAGCATCCTGCCGGCTATCAGGGTGTAGACGGTAGATTCCGCCTCGGACAGACCTTCGGGTACGATGCCCGTGACAATCAGGGCATGGTGGTCGGTCACTTTCGTGCCGTCCACGCTGCGGGTGTTCAGGTCGGAAAGATCAAAGGACTGCCCGTATTCCCTGAATTCCGGCAGTACGGCGATTTTCTCCAGCAGGGAAGGAATATGCCGCATGACATCCTCCGGGATATGACGGCTTCCTGTTCTCGGGTAGGAAATCAGTTTTTTCTCATATAACGATTGTGCGATGGAGAGTGTCCTGTCCGCCGTCAGGTCGTAATGGATGTTGCAATCCTTCTGGAGTGCAGTCAGGTCATATAGCAACGGAGACTGCTGGAGTGTTTTCTTACGCTCCACCTTGGTGATTGTCACCAAAGAACCGGAAGTGATTTGTTTATATGCCGCTTCTGCCGTTCCTTTCTCCTTGAACTCTTCCGTGTGGAAGAACATGCGGTGTGCGTCCCGCTGCTTCAATGTAAGGTGCAGCTGCCAGTAAGGGGTGGACACGAAACTCCGGTTCTCCTTGAAACGGGCACAAATCATGGAGAGTGTCGGGGTCTGCACGCGCCCGATGGAATTGTTCGCCGAGCCGGAGACTATCGCCAACGCGCGACTGGAATTCATCCCCACCAGCCAATCCGACTTTGCCCGGCAATCGGCGGCGGCATACAGGCTGTCGTAATCCTTGCCGTCCCGGAGGTTCGCCATGCCCTCGCGGATGGCCTCGTCGGTGAGCGAGGAGATCCACAGGCGCTTGAACGGCTTGGTGTAGCCCAGGTAGGAATAGATCCGGCGGAAGATAAGTTCCCCTTCGCGGGCACAGTCGGTCGCCACGATGATGCTTTCGCACTGTGCAAGCACGCTGTCAATGACTTTCAGTTGTTTGGCGGCGGCGAGGTCCGTCACCATGCCCTTGTCCGTCCTGACCTGGCGGGGTATCAGGCGGAACGGGTCCGGCAGCATCGGAAGGTCTTCGGCACAGGTCTTCGTGTAGCCGTATGCGCCCGGCATGGCAAGTGACAGGAGATGTCCCATCGCCCATGTGACCATATAGCCGTTGCCGGTACAGTAGCCGTCCTTCTTGTCGGTAGCCCCGACTACACGGGCTATATCCAGGCCGACACTCATTTTTTCTGCTATGATTGCTTTCATATTCGGATAAAAATTAAGCCGTTCCCCGTTACCGGAACCGGAAAACGGGAAACGGCGGTTTGACATTCTTTACTTGTAGGATTGGCAGGCGGCTGCTATGCCAACGGCTTGATGCCGAGAATTTCAATCAGTGCCCCGCCGTCCTTGCGCACCAGCTGGAGGGTGGCGTCCATCACCACGTCCACCCCGAGAAGCACGAGGCTGAGTGACATCACTTTCGTCTTCTCTCCCTTGAGCAGCGTGTCAAGCTCCCCCGACATCTCCAATTCGTCCTTCAGGATACCGATTCCCGCAAGTTCATCCCAGTTCACGTCTTCCGCCTTGAAAGGCGTGTTGCCATTATCGTTCATGTTCATATTTCTGATTCTTTTGGATTTTACATTCATTTGATTCACGCTCAGGCTATGCCCGCGCCTTTGGACTTGCGGCTGTTCTGTTCCTGTCCCTGCTTCCGGGCGTTCGCCACCACGTTGCGCTGCGAGGCGTCACGCTTGCGGTCCGGATTCTCGTTGTAGAAGTCCAGCCTGCCCTGGTTGAAGTTCGCCTTGACGTACTGCGAGATGGTCTTGCCGTCGTAGCCCTTGATGCCCTCGACGAGCACCGCCTTGCCGCTCTGGAGGTCGGCACGCTGTTTCCGGTTCAGCTCCACGTCCCATACCTTTGCCGGTATCTTGAACTCGGCACGCTGCTCGAAGCCGTCCGGCGTGCGTGAGTAGCTCAGGCGTCCCGTCTCCAGATCCGCCTTGATGAAGGAGGAGAACTCCTCGCCCTTGCGGTTCACCATGTCATTGAGGAAGATGATCTTGCCCTCGCGTAGTTGCTGTTGCTCCTCCGGGGTGACTTTCACACCGCCGATCTCATTCGGGATGTAGATTTCACGCGCCCCCTCCGGGGAATCGGGATTGTAACGCGAGTAGGCGGGTTTGCCCGTGGCCTCGTCCAGCTTGACATACGAGGAGAACAGCTCGCCGTCCTTGCGCTCCATCCCCTCCACGAAGATGGCCTTGCCCGCATTGAGATCCTCGATCTGCTTCTGGGTGAGTTCCACGCCACCCAATGAATGGCGGTTGAAGAGCTTGTCGTTATCAAAGATGTATTCGATGCCCCTGCGCTCGGCATTGACCTGGATGTGGGCGTCGAACTCCTTGCCGCCGTTGGAAATCATCCCCTCGATGAAAACCTTCTTGCCTTCTCGCAGGTCGTTCTGTTCCTGCTGTGTCAGCTCCACACCCTTGATTTCCCTCGGGATGAAGACATTCTCCGCACGCATGGCCACCACCTCGTTGGTGAGCTTGTCGATGCTGATGAAGGAAGGGATGTACTCGCCGCTACGGTTTTTCAGTTCTACCACACGTCCCATGTTGCCCGTTTCAAGCAGGTTCTTTTTGTCCTCGTCAGAAAAGATGTGCCCGAAATACGGGCGGTCGAGCTCGGGTTTCTGGCGGATGCCGTGGATACCCAGCACGATGGGACCTCCCACGGACTGCTGGAACGAAAGCCGGGCGTCCGTGCGCAAGACGGCGGAACCGAAGTTCATGCTGATGGGCACGAGCTGGTTGGTCTTGTACCCCTTGAGCATCTGGTCGAGTAATCCACGTTCCATGAGGTACTCGCGGGAGAGGCCGTAGTTCTTCAGCTCTTCCCAGTTGATCATGGATTCGTTGTAGCGGTACTTGGGCTGCTGCGTGCCGTCACCCTGGGCACCCTGCTGCTGTGTTTCATTTTTCTTTGCCATTTCTTCTTGATTTTGATTGTTCATACTTTGGTTTTCCTTGTCGCGTGGGACGATCTCGTATTTCTTGAGAAAGTCCTCCACGGCTTTTGTCTGCTTTCCCGCGGCTATGTCTTCGATGGCCTGCCTGACCTCCGGGTCTTCCAGCTTATCCTCCTTGACGGAGAAAATACCGAAACGTGTCGGGTCTTTGAGCTGGCTCCAGAAGTTCTTCAGGAAATTCTCGAACATGCTGGCGTACCGGTCGATTTTAAGGAAAGAGTTCCGGTGTTCCTTGTCCGCCGGGACGGTACTGTACTTCCCGTCCTTGCCGATTTTCGACACCGCCTGTAAAAGCAGTTCCATCTTGTCGAGGATGAATACGATGTCGCTCATCTGCTCGTTCTCGGCCACTTGCGGTTTCGGAGGTTCGTCACTTTCATTTTTCTTTGCCATAACTTTGGTTTTTTAGAGTTGATAACTGAATTTGTCATGGCAAATATATAGCATGAATTTTGATAAATAATTGTTTTGTAATTAGTTGTACTACACATTTCATCACTTGTCACCACGTTTCACCACAGGGGTGACAATGCGAAAACCCAAACGGACAGAAACGGAAGGTAAACGCAAAAGAACGGATTGCCGAAAGACGGGGAAAAGGCCGAACCGAGGCAGGAGGGCGGAAAGAAGGAAAAGCCACCTCCAAAAAAGAAGCCTGTATTATGCAGAGTTGAGAGCGAGCTGCTTTAGTCCCCGTTTCCTTGTATTCCTTATAGGACAGGCGGCAGAGGGAAAAAGAAATTGCCGGTCGGACTGATGTCCCCATTGGGACGGCTCAAAGAGGTAAAATACCGCCGCCCGATTTTGTTTTGACCTTGTTCTATGCGTCGTAGGTCGCTTCGCTTGCTAAGTCCCGGCCTTTTCTCCAACTCGGACGGTGATACCGGAACGTTTTTTCGGGTGAAAAATTACCGCAGGGAATTTTTTGCGCGAAAACCGGGGGCCTGAACGTGGAAGGTATCGCCCTCCGAGTTATCTTCTCCGGGGGACTTAGTGAGTGAAGCGGCACTAAGGATAGCTGTTTATGGAAGAATATGAACAAGCTCATGGATGGTTATCCTGTTGGAGAAATATGGGACTTTTCCCAATTTTCTCCAGTACGACATTCGGAGTATCGATAATTTTCACTACTTTTGCGACATGATTATACCAAGAGACAAATACTTACAAGAACTGAAAAGTGTCATGCACAACGGAATGATCAAAATCATTACCGGAGTGCGTCGTTGTGGCAAATCTTATCTTCTGTTTGAATTGTTCAAACAATCGTTACTGGAAAGTGGCGTTGATGAAGAACATATTATTCAAGTGGATTTGGAAAACCGGCGCAGCAAACGACTCAGGAACCCGGATGTATTGTTGGATTACATTGACAACCACATGACAGACAATGGAATGTATTACATACTATTGGATGAAATTCAAATGGTTTCAGAGTTTGAAGATGTGCTTAACAGCTATCTGAAAATAAAAAATGCGGATGTATACGTGACCGGCAGCAACAGCCGTATGTTATCCAGCGATGTGATCACCGAATTCCGCGGTCGCGGGTATGAAATCAGAGTTCACCCTCTTAGTTTTTCTGAATTCCTTGAGGCCGGACAGTACGATAGCGAACTCTCCGCGTTACAAGATTTCATGATTTATGGCGGCATGCCGCAGGTCGTATCCTTTTCAAGCAAGGAGGAAAAGGAAAAGTATCTGAAATCATTATTCAAGGGCACGTATATCCGTGACATTAAAGATCGTTACGGTATTAGAAATGATGATGATTTAAGTGAGCTTATAGACATCATCGCTTCTAATATAGGATGCCTTACCAATCCGACAAATCTTGAAAATACATTCAAATCGGTAAAAGGTCATAGTATTTCAGATACAACCATACAGAATTATCTCGGTATGTTACAAGATGCGTTTATGTTGGAAAAGGCCATCCGGTACGATATCAAGGGAAAGCATTACATCAATACACCGTCAAAATATTATTTTGAAGATGTCGGATTGCGTAATGCACGTTTGAATTACAGGCAGATTGACGGTGGACACCTTATGGAGAACATCATCTATAACGAGCTTCGAATCAGAGGGTATTCTGTCGATGTCGGACAAGTGGAGGTGCGGCAAATGAATAATGAGGGAAAGAAAATACGAAAGTTGTTGGAAGTGGACTTTATCTGTAACAGGGGTAATAAGCGTATTTATATCCAATCCGCACTTGATATGCCTACCCAAGAGAAAATCGCTCAAGAGACCAATTCTCTCTGTCATATCAAAGATGGATTTCCTAAAATCGTTATTGTGGGAGGGTTGACGCCATCTTATGTGAATGAAGATGGTATATCAATAATCAATGTGATTGACTTCCTCAAAGATAAGGAGGGCATGTTATTGTAAGTTCCCTGTGGCTTAACTCTCAAATCGGCAGGGCAAAACTTGTCATTGGAAATTGTCGTTCCTAAATTTACCATATAAGGATTTAAAGTTCGAATTTTACGGAAAATTCTCAAAATATGCGATTTAATTCCCTATATACGGATTTTAGCGTTCCGACTCTGCTGACTACAGTCAGCGACAAAATAATGAGTGAAAAAAGTGTGTATGATACAACCTGATTCAGGTATGTATGCTCCAACCGTGAAACGGTCCTCCAATCATTACGGCCAATGACTGGTCAGGATTGCCATGATAGAGCAACCCTCCGACAATACCTCTTGTTCCATCTTGTTCCACTTCCGCGAAACCGAATGAATATGGTGCGAAATCGGTATATAATTCTATTTCATACCTGCCGTTGGAGTTGGTTTCCCATTGTTTGAGGCGTTCGATACATTTGTTCAACGTTTCGTCACCGATGCTCTCCGCATACCTGACGGTCTTTTCGTAATGTTCCTGACATTTGATTCTCATTTCCGTATGTTTTTTAAGTTTATAATAAATCTTCGTATATCCTGAAACAGAGGCATCCGGCTATGGTAAAATCCTCCTGACCCTTGTCAGCCAGTGATTTCAAATCTTCCAGGCTGTCGCAGTAGAAGAATATCCCATCGTCCTTTTCCGTGTCGGAATCCATAGCCAGTGCAATCCGCATTTCCTCCGTCTCCAATGTGTCGCTCCATCGGATGATGCAATCCGCGTAATGAGGTTCACGCCCTTGTTCGCTGTAGAATTTCAAGTAGTGACCGCCTATTTCCTTCTTGACTTCATCCGGCTTTTTCCAAGCACTGTCGTCTACAACCTCAAACCCGAGTCCCTCCACTAATAGGCACGTTCCCTTGTCATATACCATCATGGTGCGCTTTCCCATGTGCTTCTCCCGTATCTCCGCCCAATTCGGCAGATCCCAACGCTCCACGGTCCAAATCCCGCGATAATCTTTCGGGATGGAATTGTATTCGCTTAATGTTATCTTTCTCATTTCAAGCTGATTTATGATGTTATAAAAGTTACCTTGTACGTTTTGCACGGTTTCCCGAATGCCGGACGCGGGTTGAATTCACTGCATGATTCCCAGTCCACGCTCATCGTGTAGCCGTCCGGGAAATTCTCGCCGGTGAACCGGCTTATCATCTCCAGATCCTCATTCGTCAAAAATAATTCTTCCTCTATGCCGTACTCCAATGCGAAAATCGCCCATTCGGGAATATTGTCCCAAGCGAGCGTCTGTCTGCCACTTTCAATCATAATGCCGATGTTTACTGCGGTAATACCATAAGTTTGTTGATGATACTGTCCAATTCCGTTTCCCATTTGTCCGTACCGTCCATGACCGACGGATAGGTCAGCTGTTGCCACTGCCGGTAATCGAACAGTTTCATCCGCAACGGGTAATAGTCGAACAGTTTCCGGTTGCCAAGGAATACTCTCAGGTGGTTGGTTCCCACTTCCATCAGTTTCAGACCATAATTGTCAAGAATCTCATGGAACCTTTTCATAGGTGTGAAGTTGCTTCTCTTTTTCATGTCCTTTATGTTTTTATTGTTTGAATCCTATTATATTTCAGCAGCACATTTTGTACAGGGCATCATCGGTCAGTGTGCATAATTCCTCGTCAGTGCAGTAACCGTCAATCTCTTCATTCGCTTCCATTGCCTCATAAATGCCGTTACGCATATCGTTCACCAACTCGTCACGCAGTCTTTCCACAGATACCCTGAATGTGCCATTGCCGGCCTGGATTTCCCTGACCGGGTACGCCACTCCTTTCCAGTAGGTCTTTTCTATACCTATTTCATCGGTACGTCCCTCCATACGATTCAGATATTCCTTTATGATGTCCCCATGACAAGGATTCGGCTTGCAGAAACATCCCAGCGTCTTGCCCTGCAATTCTTCAATCCGTCCGCGGAACTCTTCATCCGTACTTAAACGATGGTAAAAATACTTTCTGTAACTCTCCAGCGTACTGCCTCTTGCCATTGTCGCTTCCAGCCTGAACGGGTTTCCGAAATAACCGTCTTTCCCATGTCCCGCTCTTCCTATGTAAACGTCACAGGATTCCTTGCGGATATTGACTACTCTTGTCTTGCTCATAACTTGTTTTTTAGTCGTTAAACATTTCTGACCGGCAAGCCGGTATTTTATTTCTTGCCTGCCTCACCGTTCCGTGCCGGATTGTGCAAGGCTTTTCGGGAAAATACCGCAAGCGGAGCGCGGAAGATTTTCCCGAAAACCCGCAAGGGCCCGGCCTTGCTCAATCCAAAAGGCACGGGACGACCTTTGCAGGCTGAAATAAAAAAGCGGCCTTTCAATTGCTATTCATTTTCCTTGTCGTTTTCTTCCTGCGGAATCAGGTGTTTCAGATCAGGGTCATTGGATATCCTTTCCTTTTCATCCTCTATTATCCGAACCACGTCCTCCTTGATTCGGGAATAGTTCCGGTCTATCTGCTGTTGCATGATGTCGTTACCGTCGGCATCCTTAAACTCATTGATAATCGGTATTTTCTTGTAGGCTTTGGTTTCCGCCGCCACCTTTTCGCTATCGACAATGATACGGGCATGGAAAATCTTCTGGTCTATCTCTTCCCCGAAGTTGTCCGCCACGCTTCCCACGAACGTACCCTGCGAGAGGTTGGCGATTTTCGATGCAGGAATGAGGGAGTCCATCTGCGTGTTGATGGAGGTGGAAGTGTCCTGCCTGTTGATGGAGAGGGACTGCCGCTGCTGGAGTATCTTTCCGAAGCGTTCCGAAAGGTTCTTGGCCGTTTCACCCACGACCTGACCTGAGAAAATATTGCCGACTGTATTTTGGATTACCTTCGCCTCTTTTTCACCGTAGTCACGTGTCAGTTGCGAGAAGTCCTGAAAACCGAGGCAGACCGCCACCTTGTTGCTTCGGGCGGTGGCAATGAGGTTGTCGATACCGCGAAAATAAATCGTGGGAAGCTCGTCTATGATGATGGAAGATTTGAGCTGCCCCTTTTTATTTACCAACTTAACGATACGACTGTTGTACAGTCCGAGGGCGGCGGAATAGATGTTCTGTCTGTCTGGATTGTTGCCGACACACAAGATTTTGGGATGTTCGGGATTGTTCAGATCCAATGTAAAATCATCGCCTGTCATCACCCAGTAAAGTTGCGGGGAAATCATCCTCGAAAGCGGGATTTTTGCCGATGCTATCTGGCCTTGGAGCTGATCTTGGGCTCCGGATTGCCATGCATCCATAAAGGGGGAAAGATAGTTTTCCAAGGACGGGTATGAGGCCAGAATGGTGAAAATATCGGCATAAGGTTTGTTCAGAAATTCTATCGCGTGAGGGAACGTACAGTATTTGCCGTCCTGATAGATGGTAGGCTCGGCACTCGGCGCCTTGCCGCATTTCTGCGGTAGGTTTCCGAGAGCCTGCCCCCGAACCGTGCTTACATGTCTCCATGTACACGGCTCTCCGTTATAATTCAACTTAGTGTTATACATTGCCATGTATTTTAGCATTACATTCTGGACAGACTGCCAATGTTTTACGGTGCATTTTGAGCATGATGCGTTCCCATTCGTTCTTGCCTGTCAAGTCTTTCAAGGCACGAACATGGTGCATCACCGTTTTGCCATGCGCTCCGCATACCTCGCACTGTTCCGCCTTTAGTCTCTCAACAAGACTTGAGGCTGGCAGAAAATTGGTGTTTGGCATTATGTCGCATTTAGCATCACATTGAGCGTCTTTTCTCTTGAAACCCTCATTATAGAACACACGGCATTTGCATTGCCCTTTTGCATCCGTGTAACTGATTACAAAGTCTTTGTCTTTCGAGTATTTCTTTTTAATCTTCCGTACACTGCTGCTTTGCTTTTTGGCGATGCTTTTGTACATACTGTATTCCATAATATAACCGAACCTTTTGCAAAGAGTAGATACATTGTTCGCTATCGAGTAATAATTGTAGAATCCTCTTATCTCCTTATTGAATTGGGCTACAATATCCTCCGGTTTGCGGTTCATCATATAACTGCGTGCCTTTGGCTTCCAATCCTCCTTGCCATTGGTTTGTATAACCCTCATGGCTTTGTAGTCAATCAACTTGTTCTTGACCACCTCTCTCGGGAGTAGAAGTACAACCTTGCGGTTGAACATTCTTTTGAGCACTCCATTCTTATCTCTCTTGGTGGCTTTGGAGTTGCGTACGGTTATTTCATATCCCAGAAATTTAGCTTTTTCTTGTGCTTGGGTTATAAGCGTTTTCTCTGCCGACAGTTCAAGTTTTAGCTTATCTTTCATGAATTGTGTGATATTCGCTTTGATTTGCCCACATTCTTCATGGCTGCCGACAACCCCAATCAAGAAATCGTCTGCGTATCTGACATATTTCAACCGTCTGTACTCTTCATCCATTTCCATGACACAAGGCATTTGTTGCATCTGTCGGTAATACCCTTTGATTTTATCAATAAGGTCTTTCCGTACCTTTGTATCGGTTTCGGATTTCAGTTTCTTTTCCAGCTTGTTCTTACGGTCTTTAATCCGACGGTAATCCTTATCCAATCTTCTGCTTGCGCCTTTATTGAAAGATTGGGCGTATACCTCCATGTACTTGTCGAACTTGTCAAGGTAAATATTAGCCAGTATGGGACTAATGATGCCGCCTTGCGGAGTTCCACTGTACGTGTGTCTGTATTTCCAATTTTCAATATACCCAGCGTTCAGAAATTTACGGATGAGCCTTATGAACCTCCCGTCCGCTATGCGTTCTTCGAGTATGCCAATCAGAACGTTATGGTCTATGTTGTCGAAGAAGCCTTTTATGTCCCCCTCTATAAACCATTTTGTTCCGAGAAACGTATCTTGAATTTGGGTTAATGCAGTCTGGCAACTCCTACGTGGTCTGAATCCATGTGAGGTATTTTCAAAACTTCCCTCGTATATGGCTTCCAGTATCATGTGTACCACTTCCTGCACCAACTTGTCTTCAAAAGACGGGATGCCCAACGGGCGTTTCTTTCCGTTCTTCTTAGGGATATAGACCCTTTTGGCTGGGTTGGGTTTGTAACTTTCGTCTCTAAGCTTGGAGATTAGATTTTCTATTCTCTGAATACTCATTTCGTCAACTGTCTTGCCGTCTGTCCCAGCGGTCATATTGCCCTGTTTGGCATAGATTCGCTGGTAGGCGGTATAGAACATCTGTTCATTGAATAGAATACGATACAACCGTTCGAACTTATAGCCCGATACATTGCTGTGTTTCACTAAGTTGTTCAATACATTCTTTGGATTTCTCATAATGTCTCTCACATTTTCCTTTGATTATATTGATTATATAACTGCTTCCCTTCGCCATGTGCAGGGCATTACCCTGCTCGGACTACTACGGAAGCTCCGTTGCCATGCCGAATATTCAAGAACGACTTCTATAGCCTTTCGGCGTTTCGGTTTAGGCAATCCCCATTTAGCGGGTGTAATAACAAGCATGACAGACTGTCGGATGCAACGTTCGTCCGTTAATCTGCTTATTGCAGACGTGTCGCAGTCAGTTCTTTGCCCCATACAACCTAAACACTTGCTGGGGTACATGCGATATGGCGTTGGTAACTGCCTTCCGCCACAGCCCTGGTATGTGCCACTGGATTGTTGTTCAACCAGTTCAGGCTTCATCCTCATGTCCGTCTTTCTGTCTTGCCATTCAGTCGCAGCGTGGCAGTTGGCTGACTTATGGCTTCTCCGACATGCTACACTCCCCCTCGGGTTTCCCTCTGGGATAAGTCGGATGACAGTAGGTCTTATTTTCATAGAACTCTAACCTAATCTATTGCTAAATAGATATTTATTACACTGCCTTATGGGCGCACCGTAAGTACCATATAATAGCCGCGAGGAGGATTATCGGGGACTCCACGAAGAAATCACCCTGTTTCTGTATCCAGGTCTTGTTCAAATTTAAGAGTATGGTGTATGCCGATTCGTAAGCATCGCTGATATCCACCATGAATTTCGGGTTGATGGGATTACACCGGTGACTGCGCCTCGGGTCGTCGAAATTTATCACATAGAACTCCGGTCTGACTTTGTA from Phocaeicola dorei encodes the following:
- a CDS encoding DUF3945 domain-containing protein; protein product: MAKKNESDEPPKPQVAENEQMSDIVFILDKMELLLQAVSKIGKDGKYSTVPADKEHRNSFLKIDRYASMFENFLKNFWSQLKDPTRFGIFSVKEDKLEDPEVRQAIEDIAAGKQTKAVEDFLKKYEIVPRDKENQSMNNQNQEEMAKKNETQQQGAQGDGTQQPKYRYNESMINWEELKNYGLSREYLMERGLLDQMLKGYKTNQLVPISMNFGSAVLRTDARLSFQQSVGGPIVLGIHGIRQKPELDRPYFGHIFSDEDKKNLLETGNMGRVVELKNRSGEYIPSFISIDKLTNEVVAMRAENVFIPREIKGVELTQQEQNDLREGKKVFIEGMISNGGKEFDAHIQVNAERRGIEYIFDNDKLFNRHSLGGVELTQKQIEDLNAGKAIFVEGMERKDGELFSSYVKLDEATGKPAYSRYNPDSPEGAREIYIPNEIGGVKVTPEEQQQLREGKIIFLNDMVNRKGEEFSSFIKADLETGRLSYSRTPDGFEQRAEFKIPAKVWDVELNRKQRADLQSGKAVLVEGIKGYDGKTISQYVKANFNQGRLDFYNENPDRKRDASQRNVVANARKQGQEQNSRKSKGAGIA
- a CDS encoding ATP-binding protein → MIIPRDKYLQELKSVMHNGMIKIITGVRRCGKSYLLFELFKQSLLESGVDEEHIIQVDLENRRSKRLRNPDVLLDYIDNHMTDNGMYYILLDEIQMVSEFEDVLNSYLKIKNADVYVTGSNSRMLSSDVITEFRGRGYEIRVHPLSFSEFLEAGQYDSELSALQDFMIYGGMPQVVSFSSKEEKEKYLKSLFKGTYIRDIKDRYGIRNDDDLSELIDIIASNIGCLTNPTNLENTFKSVKGHSISDTTIQNYLGMLQDAFMLEKAIRYDIKGKHYINTPSKYYFEDVGLRNARLNYRQIDGGHLMENIIYNELRIRGYSVDVGQVEVRQMNNEGKKIRKLLEVDFICNRGNKRIYIQSALDMPTQEKIAQETNSLCHIKDGFPKIVIVGGLTPSYVNEDGISIINVIDFLKDKEGMLL
- a CDS encoding DUF4099 domain-containing protein, encoding MNMNDNGNTPFKAEDVNWDELAGIGILKDELEMSGELDTLLKGEKTKVMSLSLVLLGVDVVMDATLQLVRKDGGALIEILGIKPLA
- a CDS encoding DUF4120 family protein; translated protein: MRIKCQEHYEKTVRYAESIGDETLNKCIERLKQWETNSNGRYEIELYTDFAPYSFGFAEVEQDGTRGIVGGLLYHGNPDQSLAVMIGGPFHGWSIHT
- a CDS encoding type IA DNA topoisomerase, which codes for MKAIIAEKMSVGLDIARVVGATDKKDGYCTGNGYMVTWAMGHLLSLAMPGAYGYTKTCAEDLPMLPDPFRLIPRQVRTDKGMVTDLAAAKQLKVIDSVLAQCESIIVATDCAREGELIFRRIYSYLGYTKPFKRLWISSLTDEAIREGMANLRDGKDYDSLYAAADCRAKSDWLVGMNSSRALAIVSGSANNSIGRVQTPTLSMICARFKENRSFVSTPYWQLHLTLKQRDAHRMFFHTEEFKEKGTAEAAYKQITSGSLVTITKVERKKTLQQSPLLYDLTALQKDCNIHYDLTADRTLSIAQSLYEKKLISYPRTGSRHIPEDVMRHIPSLLEKIAVLPEFREYGQSFDLSDLNTRSVDGTKVTDHHALIVTGIVPEGLSEAESTVYTLIAGRMLESFSPPCEKELLVMECTCEGMGFRSRSSAIVKPGWRGVFARKEDRDKDEPDRDSGTAEFTEGEAVPVMGHGVAQKKTLPKPLYTEATLLGAMETCGKNIMDELAKEAIKDLGIGTPATRAAIITTLIKRDYISRSGKSIVPTEKGMYIYEAVKGMSVADVELTGSWEKALLQIEGHTLDAEAFMQSIRDYTCKVTDEILRLDFPAMQEKVFTCPKCKTGKIILRSKVAKCDRDGCGLLVFRRILNKELTDSHLEQLFSSGSTRLIKGFKGKKGVPFDAAITFDTEYNPVFSFPKAGNGKKR
- a CDS encoding DUF4326 domain-containing protein, which gives rise to MSKTRVVNIRKESCDVYIGRAGHGKDGYFGNPFRLEATMARGSTLESYRKYFYHRLSTDEEFRGRIEELQGKTLGCFCKPNPCHGDIIKEYLNRMEGRTDEIGIEKTYWKGVAYPVREIQAGNGTFRVSVERLRDELVNDMRNGIYEAMEANEEIDGYCTDEELCTLTDDALYKMCC
- a CDS encoding DUF6926 domain-containing protein, with product MIESGRQTLAWDNIPEWAIFALEYGIEEELFLTNEDLEMISRFTGENFPDGYTMSVDWESCSEFNPRPAFGKPCKTYKVTFITS
- a CDS encoding reverse transcriptase domain-containing protein, giving the protein MRNPKNVLNNLVKHSNVSGYKFERLYRILFNEQMFYTAYQRIYAKQGNMTAGTDGKTVDEMSIQRIENLISKLRDESYKPNPAKRVYIPKKNGKKRPLGIPSFEDKLVQEVVHMILEAIYEGSFENTSHGFRPRRSCQTALTQIQDTFLGTKWFIEGDIKGFFDNIDHNVLIGILEERIADGRFIRLIRKFLNAGYIENWKYRHTYSGTPQGGIISPILANIYLDKFDKYMEVYAQSFNKGASRRLDKDYRRIKDRKNKLEKKLKSETDTKVRKDLIDKIKGYYRQMQQMPCVMEMDEEYRRLKYVRYADDFLIGVVGSHEECGQIKANITQFMKDKLKLELSAEKTLITQAQEKAKFLGYEITVRNSKATKRDKNGVLKRMFNRKVVLLLPREVVKNKLIDYKAMRVIQTNGKEDWKPKARSYMMNRKPEDIVAQFNKEIRGFYNYYSIANNVSTLCKRFGYIMEYSMYKSIAKKQSSSVRKIKKKYSKDKDFVISYTDAKGQCKCRVFYNEGFKRKDAQCDAKCDIMPNTNFLPASSLVERLKAEQCEVCGAHGKTVMHHVRALKDLTGKNEWERIMLKMHRKTLAVCPECNAKIHGNV